The following proteins are encoded in a genomic region of Zea mays cultivar B73 chromosome 9, Zm-B73-REFERENCE-NAM-5.0, whole genome shotgun sequence:
- the LOC542155 gene encoding Zinc finger A20 and AN1 domain-containing stress-associated protein 8 isoform 2 (isoform 2 is encoded by transcript variant 2): MGSSERNRKEGRLIRVKEAMEHKEAGCQAPEGPILCINNCGFFGSAATMNMCSKCHKEMITKQDQAKLAASSIDSIVNGSDAVMEPVVAGSNTVVAVAQVELQTMNVQQPADVAGPSEGVAAISKGGKVGPNRCSACRKRVGLTGFNCRCGNLYCALHRYSDKHDCKFDYRTAARDAIAKANPVVKADKLDKI; encoded by the exons ATG GGATCGTCGGAGAGGAATCGCAAAGAGGGCCGTCTCATCCGAG TTAAGGAAGCCATGGAGCACAAGGAGGCTGGGTGCCAGGCCCCCGAGGGACCCATCCTCTGCATCAATAACTGTGGCTTCTTCGGCAGCGCGGCGACCATGAACATGTGCTCCAAGTGCCACAAGGAGATGATAACGAAGCAGGATCAGGCCAAGCTGGCTGCCTCCTCTATCGACAGCATCGTGAACGGCAGCGACGCCGTCATGGAGCCGGTTGTTGCTGGCAGCAACACGGTAGTAGCTGTTGCCCAAGTTGAGTTGCAAACAATGAACGTGCAGCAGCCCGCTGATGTTGCCGGACCCAGCGAGGGGGTGGCGGCGATCTCCAAAGGGGGGAAGGTAGGGCCGAACCGGTGCAGCGCCTGCAGGAAGAGGGTTGGACTTACGGGATTCAACTGCCGGTGTGGGAACTTGTACTGCGCACTCCACCGCTACTCCGACAAGCACGACTGCAAGTTCGACTACCGGACTGCTGCCAGGGACGCCATTGCCAAGGCTAATCCGGTGGTGAAGGCAGACAAGCTCGACAAGATCTAG
- the LOC542155 gene encoding Zinc finger A20 and AN1 domain-containing stress-associated protein 8 isoform 1 (isoform 1 is encoded by transcript variant 1), translated as MEHKEAGCQAPEGPILCINNCGFFGSAATMNMCSKCHKEMITKQDQAKLAASSIDSIVNGSDAVMEPVVAGSNTVVAVAQVELQTMNVQQPADVAGPSEGVAAISKGGKVGPNRCSACRKRVGLTGFNCRCGNLYCALHRYSDKHDCKFDYRTAARDAIAKANPVVKADKLDKI; from the coding sequence ATGGAGCACAAGGAGGCTGGGTGCCAGGCCCCCGAGGGACCCATCCTCTGCATCAATAACTGTGGCTTCTTCGGCAGCGCGGCGACCATGAACATGTGCTCCAAGTGCCACAAGGAGATGATAACGAAGCAGGATCAGGCCAAGCTGGCTGCCTCCTCTATCGACAGCATCGTGAACGGCAGCGACGCCGTCATGGAGCCGGTTGTTGCTGGCAGCAACACGGTAGTAGCTGTTGCCCAAGTTGAGTTGCAAACAATGAACGTGCAGCAGCCCGCTGATGTTGCCGGACCCAGCGAGGGGGTGGCGGCGATCTCCAAAGGGGGGAAGGTAGGGCCGAACCGGTGCAGCGCCTGCAGGAAGAGGGTTGGACTTACGGGATTCAACTGCCGGTGTGGGAACTTGTACTGCGCACTCCACCGCTACTCCGACAAGCACGACTGCAAGTTCGACTACCGGACTGCTGCCAGGGACGCCATTGCCAAGGCTAATCCGGTGGTGAAGGCAGACAAGCTCGACAAGATCTAG